Proteins encoded in a region of the Deltaproteobacteria bacterium genome:
- a CDS encoding ABC transporter ATP-binding protein, whose product MISITGLRKNFQSGDHAVAALQGIGLEVARGEFFVLLGPSGSGKTTLLRSVAGLEKPDGGEISLDGKIVFSTSRRIAEPPEARGIGMVFQSYAIWPHLTVAENIGLVLTHGRLRLSKSEAQERIRYALGLVQLDDFENRPARLLSGGQQQRVALARALAVNPALLLMDEPLSNLDARLREEVRTNIKKLATRLGITALYVTHDQVEAMVLADRIAVMAHGEILQIGNPYELYRAPANSQIAEFFGSINWLHGKVLADGRVDTEIGALVIAAPRQYEGGVVVGIRPEDVKLIAASVDQQNCLAGNVVTSFFLGDHCMSEVKIGATIVNVKSLPDDAKAAGAVTVHLPKERIVVFPEAEAKQSLQPK is encoded by the coding sequence GTGATCTCAATCACCGGCCTGCGCAAAAATTTTCAATCCGGCGATCACGCCGTAGCCGCGCTGCAAGGCATCGGCCTCGAAGTGGCGCGCGGTGAATTTTTCGTCTTGCTCGGTCCCAGCGGTTCGGGGAAGACGACGCTTTTGCGCAGCGTCGCCGGCTTGGAAAAACCCGACGGCGGCGAAATCTCGCTGGACGGCAAAATCGTTTTCTCGACGAGCCGGCGCATCGCCGAGCCGCCCGAAGCGCGCGGCATCGGCATGGTGTTTCAGTCTTATGCGATTTGGCCCCATCTCACCGTCGCGGAAAATATTGGCTTGGTCTTAACTCATGGGCGCTTACGTCTCTCCAAGAGCGAGGCGCAGGAGCGGATTCGCTACGCGCTCGGTTTGGTGCAGTTGGACGATTTCGAAAACCGGCCGGCGCGCTTGTTGAGCGGCGGACAGCAGCAGCGAGTGGCGTTGGCGCGCGCCTTGGCGGTCAATCCGGCATTACTATTAATGGACGAGCCGCTGAGCAATTTGGACGCGCGCTTGCGCGAAGAGGTGCGCACTAACATCAAGAAACTCGCCACGCGACTGGGCATCACGGCGCTCTACGTGACCCACGATCAAGTGGAAGCGATGGTGCTCGCCGACCGCATCGCGGTGATGGCCCACGGCGAGATTCTCCAGATCGGCAATCCTTACGAGCTTTACCGCGCGCCGGCGAATTCGCAGATCGCCGAGTTTTTCGGTTCGATCAATTGGTTACACGGTAAAGTGCTGGCCGACGGCCGGGTCGATACCGAGATCGGCGCGCTTGTCATCGCCGCGCCGCGGCAGTATGAAGGTGGCGTGGTGGTCGGCATTCGTCCGGAAGATGTCAAATTAATCGCGGCGTCAGTTGATCAGCAAAACTGTCTGGCGGGAAATGTCGTCACTTCATTTTTTCTCGGCGATCATTGCATGAGCGAAGTAAAGATCGGCGCGACCATCGTCAATGTCAAGAGTTTGCCTGACGACGCCAAGGCGGCGGGTGCGGTGACGGTCCATTTGCCGAAAGAGCGCATCGTGGTTTTTCCCGAGGCGGAAGCGAAGCAGTCATTACAACCAAAATAA
- a CDS encoding iron ABC transporter permease yields the protein MKGRWLFVAISVASLLPVLAFLLIIFWMGFWQGNPGDPVVYTLKHYRALFTDGSTYRTLLNTLGFASTTVLIALFFAVPMAWLVERTDLPGKNLIFALATIGALVPTFFTSMGWVFLLHPRIGIVNKFFIELFNLDQAPFNIASLVGMGWVEGLGLSSIAFIMIVATYRSMDPALEEAARVHGLGILRTLRYVTLPLTFPGIIAAAIYIFTIGLSSFEVPAIIGMSNKIFTFSTFIFYKIQPQEELPSYGMAGAVSSLLVVLALLLSWGYFRTLKFSHRYAVVTGKGYRPRLVELGRRGWLFAWLFLGAYFTVAKLLPFLLLIWASLLRYFQPPSWAALEQVSLKNFYGLPWNLLFHGAWNTMVLMVTVPTITLFICLAISWTVLRSGLKWRVSFDAVAFLPHAVPHLILAIAAVFASLFLLRDVVSLYGSLAILIIVYTISRISFATRIINNSLAQIHPELEEAAFVGGLPLWQVMRKILLPLLRPALVYAWLWMALLCFRELTMASVLVTSQGNVTLPMIVWGLWLGGSLNQAAAANLVVLVFMLPAVILYLYFGRRSRFTEAS from the coding sequence TTGAAAGGCCGCTGGTTATTCGTCGCCATATCGGTAGCCAGTCTGCTGCCGGTGCTGGCGTTTCTGCTGATCATCTTCTGGATGGGGTTTTGGCAGGGCAATCCGGGCGATCCGGTGGTTTACACGCTGAAGCATTATCGCGCGCTGTTCACCGACGGCTCTACCTATCGCACGCTGCTCAACACACTCGGCTTCGCTTCGACGACGGTTTTGATCGCGTTGTTTTTCGCCGTGCCGATGGCGTGGTTGGTCGAGCGCACGGACTTGCCCGGCAAAAATTTAATCTTCGCTCTTGCCACCATCGGCGCTCTGGTGCCGACGTTTTTTACCTCCATGGGCTGGGTGTTCCTGCTCCATCCGCGCATCGGCATCGTCAATAAATTTTTCATCGAACTTTTTAATTTGGACCAGGCGCCGTTCAACATCGCTTCGTTGGTCGGCATGGGTTGGGTCGAAGGTTTAGGGTTGTCTTCCATCGCCTTCATCATGATCGTCGCCACCTATCGCAGCATGGACCCGGCGCTCGAAGAAGCGGCGCGGGTGCACGGCTTGGGCATCCTGCGCACGCTGCGCTATGTCACCTTGCCGCTGACTTTTCCCGGCATCATCGCCGCGGCGATTTATATTTTCACCATCGGTCTGTCGTCCTTCGAAGTGCCGGCGATCATCGGCATGTCGAACAAAATTTTTACTTTTTCTACTTTCATTTTCTACAAAATTCAGCCCCAGGAAGAGTTGCCTAGCTACGGCATGGCCGGCGCGGTGAGCAGTCTGCTCGTGGTCCTGGCGCTGCTCTTGAGCTGGGGCTATTTTCGCACGCTAAAGTTTTCCCATCGCTACGCCGTGGTGACCGGCAAGGGTTATCGGCCGCGGCTGGTGGAATTGGGCCGGCGCGGCTGGCTGTTCGCTTGGCTGTTTCTCGGCGCTTATTTTACCGTCGCCAAGCTGTTGCCGTTCTTGTTGCTCATCTGGGCGTCGCTCTTGCGCTATTTCCAGCCGCCTTCTTGGGCGGCGCTGGAACAGGTGTCGCTGAAAAATTTTTACGGTCTGCCGTGGAATCTGCTTTTCCACGGCGCTTGGAATACCATGGTGCTGATGGTGACCGTGCCGACGATAACGCTTTTCATATGCTTGGCGATCTCTTGGACGGTGCTGCGTTCGGGACTCAAGTGGCGCGTCAGCTTCGACGCCGTGGCGTTTTTGCCCCACGCCGTGCCGCATTTGATTCTCGCCATCGCCGCGGTGTTCGCGTCGCTGTTTTTGTTGCGCGACGTGGTCTCGCTCTACGGCAGCTTGGCGATCTTGATCATCGTTTACACCATCAGCCGGATCAGCTTCGCCACCCGCATCATCAACAATTCGCTGGCGCAAATTCATCCCGAGTTGGAAGAGGCGGCGTTTGTCGGGGGTCTGCCGCTCTGGCAAGTGATGCGCAAAATTCTCTTACCGCTGCTCCGGCCGGCGTTGGTCTACGCTTGGCTGTGGATGGCGCTTCTGTGCTTTCGCGAGCTGACCATGGCTTCGGTTCTTGTCACTAGCCAAGGCAACGTAACGTTGCCGATGATCGTTTGGGGTTTGTGGCTGGGCGGTAGTCTCAATCAAGCGGCGGCGGCGAATTTAGTCGTGCTCGTCTTCATGTTGCCGGCGGTGATTCTCTATCTTTACTTCGGCCGGCGCAGCCGCTTCACGGAGGCTTCGTGA